A single region of the Lepeophtheirus salmonis chromosome 12, UVic_Lsal_1.4, whole genome shotgun sequence genome encodes:
- the LOC121127324 gene encoding uncharacterized protein isoform X2, whose amino-acid sequence MDRVCQFYLRGRCNRSNCEFKHVKPVVEGGGVSGSRKAPCRFYEATGNCRFGENCRFNHDKSWIGMEKGGNGSVKKRSEMVDSDEDLAHFPPGMDSDEESIVSGFTDSASIVVREGKRGEELKEELKEEALHKAAGQEEGSRHGGEPLSLECVDACSGSIGPPQKRLVHSLDRGPYCVASGEKKQSLMDLRKDWSDEEEECEEDQTAPSAQVETLEDSQLHKPMGEDTVKKLDDLSSSVNEKSKKLHTKSKEEWVTLIFGEDGKPSEESRSKIYDLNPADSEMDKDKELPTLTSRRRGGAKVRGGLRGGLRMKKEGVTKIGNNMYFYTGAEDTRCRNNGNGQGEEQNEDNLIHVDESTDWIGSTEDGVSLDKSYTLISEKPKRRTKKHKPHRTDYVYAGKSTAAKTRRCGECENCNKEDCNKCDACRDKPRNGGKGLKKQACIYRVCLWKNPSGKTANVASGRSRGRPKTKPPPGLIKTESLSLIRSEENQECIPGNNDDDDRKKSGRLSLPVIAPGVASKQKTESQPDDADLPEFDPDKFRPGYTPSIVKKGDAEYVVVVTGVKDTGLCGKYWSDIDNLPSRRRGRVNDDQNQSKKITDDNSIITPSKKISSRKGFAAHEEIKRNKNQDLSIASKRKLFLKSEVKKNIDNEFPSVKKSKVEASLKQNKHDTSEDTLHHLKNDKSPSESLLKSRSLVPSVSQTSYDSHTEDDSQVCIISRKLESTSSHHIRSVSCVADTSTQREVVVECFAPYDDHRWVNIGKERDNMTPDSVQYARALRPPYHLLSFLRIKGNSTKGMSCTDKNTMVFVVLEGEISVVLHTTQFNAKKGDSFYIPPKNYYNLINQKVREAELSLIQFQYDGPLPTVAASSQSGSARTST is encoded by the exons ATGGATCGGGTTTGTCAGTTCTATCTTCGAGGGCGATGTAATCGAAGCAACTGTGAGTTCAAGCACGTGAAGCCAGTAGTAGAAGGAGGAGGGGTTTCTGGGTCCCGAAAGGCTCCTTGCAGGTTTTATGAAGCCACAGGGAACTGCCGTTTTGGCGAGAATTGTCGATTTAATCATGACAAGTCCTGGATCGGAATGGAGAAAGGTGGAAATGGCTCTGTGAAGAAAAGAAGTGAGATGGTGGACTCTGACGAGGACTTAGCTCACTTTCCTCCTGGGATGGACTCTGACGAGGAGTCGATTGTCTCTGGTTTCACGGACTCCGCGTCTATTGTGGTGCGGGAGGGGAAGAGGGGGGAGGAGCTTAAGGAGGAGCTTAAGGAGGAGGCGTTGCACAAG GCGGCAGGGCAAGAAGAGGGCTCACGTCATGGTGGTGAGCCTTTGAGCCTGGAGTGCGTGGATGCTTGTTCTGGGTCGATCGGGCCTCCTCAGAAGAGGCTTGTCCACTCTCTGGATCGGGGTCCATATTGTGTTGCAAGTGGGGAAAAGAAGCAATCCCTAATGGACTTAAGAAAGGACTGGTCGGACGAGGAGGAGGAGTGCGAAGAGGACCAAACTGCACCTAGCGCACAGGTTGAGACTCTGGAAG ATTCACAATTGCATAAACCGATGGGAGAGGACACAGTCAAAAAATTGGACGATTTATCATCCtcagtaaatgaaaaaagtaaaaaactacATACTAAGTCTAAAGAAGAGTGGGTTACTCTTATTTTTGGTGAAGATGGTAAACCATCTGAAGAATCAAGATCTAAAATTTATGACTTAAATCCTGCGGATTCTGAAATGGATAAAG ATAAAGAGTTGCCCACATTAACGTCAAGGAGGCGAGGAGGGGCTAAAGTGCGTGGTGGTTTGAGGGGCGGATTACGAATGAAAAAGGAAGGAGTTACAAAAATTggcaataatatgtatttttatacggGTGCTGAAGATACCAGGTGCAGGAATAATGGCAATGGACAAGGAGAAGAACAAAACGAAGACAATCTTATTCATGTGGATGAATCAACTGATTGGATTGGATCCACGgaagatggcgtctccttaGATAAAAGTTATACTCTAATTTCGGAAAAACCAA AACGTAGAACTAAAAAACATAAACCACACCGCACAGACTATGTTTATGCTGGAAAATCGACTGCAGCAAAGACTCGTCGTTGTGGTGAGTGTGAAAATTGCAATAAAGAGGATTGTAACAAATGTGATGCATGTCGGGATAAACCTCGTAACGGTGGCAAAGGGCTGAAAAAACAAGCTTGTATATACCGTGTTTGTCTCTGGAAGAATCCTTCCGGAAAGACTGCTAATGTCGCGAGTGGTAGATCTCGTGGTCGACCCAAAACTAAACCTCCTCCTGGTTTAATTAAAACAGAGTCACTTTCACTGATTAGGTCAGAAGAAAATCAAGAGTGCATACCTGGAaataatgatgatgatgatagGAAGAAAAGCGGTCGCCTATCATTACCTGTAATTGCACCTGGAGTTGCAAGTAAACAGAAGACCGAATCTCAGCCTGATGATGCAGATCTTCCAGAATTTGATCCTGATAAATTTAGACCAGGCTACACCCCTTCTATAGTTAAAAAGGGGGATGCCGAATATGTGGTTGTCGTAACTGGAGTTAAAGACACAGGTCTTTGTGGGAAATATTGGAGTGATATTGATAATTTACCTTCCAGGAGGAGAGGTAGAGTTAATGATGATCAGAaccaatcaaaaaaaattactgacgATAATTCCATCATAACACctagcaaaaaaatatcatcaag gAAAGGATTCGCAGCAcatgaagaaattaaaagaaacaagAATCAAGATTTATCAATAGCTTCCAAAAGGAAATTGTTTCTTAAGTCTGAggtcaagaaaaatattgataatgaatTTCCTTCTGTTAAGAAATCAAAAGTTGAAGcttcattaaaacaaaataagcaTGATACCTCCGAGGATACCttacatcatttgaaaaatgataagtCGCCTTCAGAATCGTTGCTTAAGAGTAGAAg CTTGGTACCTTCAGTTTCTCAAACAAGTTATGATTCTCATACTGAAGATGATTCTCAAGTATGTATTATTTCGAGAAAACTTGAATCTACTAGTTCTCATCATATACGATCTGTTTCTTGTGTCGCTGACACTTCAACCCAAAGAGAAGTAGTAGTTGAATGTTTTGCACCTTATGATGATCACAGATGGGTTAATATAGGCAAAGAGCGTGACAACATGACTCCAGACTCTGTTCAGTATGCTAGAGCACTAAGACCACCCTATCATCTATTgtcatttttaagaataaaaggaAATTCAACCAAAGGAATGAGTTGTACCGACAAAAATACAATG GTTTTTGTCGTTTTAGAAGGAGAAATTTCTGTTGTCTTACATACTACACAGTTTAACGCTAAGAAAGGTGATTCCTTTTATATTCCTCCgaagaattattataatttaataaaccaGAAAGTAAGAGAGGCAGAGTTATCTCTAATTCAGTTTCAATACGATGGTCCATTGCCGACAGTTGCTGCTAGTTCACAAAGTGGAAGTGCCAGAACatcaacttaa
- the LOC121127324 gene encoding uncharacterized protein isoform X1: protein MDRVCQFYLRGRCNRSNCEFKHVKPVVEGGGVSGSRKAPCRFYEATGNCRFGENCRFNHDKSWIGMEKGGNGSVKKRSEMVDSDEDLAHFPPGMDSDEESIVSGFTDSASIVVREGKRGEELKEELKEEALHKAAGQEEGSRHGGEPLSLECVDACSGSIGPPQKRLVHSLDRGPYCVASGEKKQSLMDLRKDWSDEEEECEEDQTAPSAQVETLEDSQLHKPMGEDTVKKLDDLSSSVNEKSKKLHTKSKEEWVTLIFGEDGKPSEESRSKIYDLNPADSEMDKDKELPTLTSRRRGGAKVRGGLRGGLRMKKEGVTKIGNNMYFYTGAEDTRCRNNGNGQGEEQNEDNLIHVDESTDWIGSTEDGVSLDKSYTLISEKPKRRTKKHKPHRTDYVYAGKSTAAKTRRCGECENCNKEDCNKCDACRDKPRNGGKGLKKQACIYRVCLWKNPSGKTANVASGRSRGRPKTKPPPGLIKTESLSLIRSEENQECIPGNNDDDDRKKSGRLSLPVIAPGVASKQKTESQPDDADLPEFDPDKFRPGYTPSIVKKGDAEYVVVVTGVKDTGLCGKYWSDIDNLPSRRRGRVNDDQNQSKKITDDNSIITPSKKISSRKGFAAHEEIKRNKNQDLSIASKRKLFLKSEVKKNIDNEFPSVKKSKVEASLKQNKHDTSEDTLHHLKNDKSPSESLLKSRSIESSSKLMKFDSLVPSVSQTSYDSHTEDDSQVCIISRKLESTSSHHIRSVSCVADTSTQREVVVECFAPYDDHRWVNIGKERDNMTPDSVQYARALRPPYHLLSFLRIKGNSTKGMSCTDKNTMVFVVLEGEISVVLHTTQFNAKKGDSFYIPPKNYYNLINQKVREAELSLIQFQYDGPLPTVAASSQSGSARTST, encoded by the exons ATGGATCGGGTTTGTCAGTTCTATCTTCGAGGGCGATGTAATCGAAGCAACTGTGAGTTCAAGCACGTGAAGCCAGTAGTAGAAGGAGGAGGGGTTTCTGGGTCCCGAAAGGCTCCTTGCAGGTTTTATGAAGCCACAGGGAACTGCCGTTTTGGCGAGAATTGTCGATTTAATCATGACAAGTCCTGGATCGGAATGGAGAAAGGTGGAAATGGCTCTGTGAAGAAAAGAAGTGAGATGGTGGACTCTGACGAGGACTTAGCTCACTTTCCTCCTGGGATGGACTCTGACGAGGAGTCGATTGTCTCTGGTTTCACGGACTCCGCGTCTATTGTGGTGCGGGAGGGGAAGAGGGGGGAGGAGCTTAAGGAGGAGCTTAAGGAGGAGGCGTTGCACAAG GCGGCAGGGCAAGAAGAGGGCTCACGTCATGGTGGTGAGCCTTTGAGCCTGGAGTGCGTGGATGCTTGTTCTGGGTCGATCGGGCCTCCTCAGAAGAGGCTTGTCCACTCTCTGGATCGGGGTCCATATTGTGTTGCAAGTGGGGAAAAGAAGCAATCCCTAATGGACTTAAGAAAGGACTGGTCGGACGAGGAGGAGGAGTGCGAAGAGGACCAAACTGCACCTAGCGCACAGGTTGAGACTCTGGAAG ATTCACAATTGCATAAACCGATGGGAGAGGACACAGTCAAAAAATTGGACGATTTATCATCCtcagtaaatgaaaaaagtaaaaaactacATACTAAGTCTAAAGAAGAGTGGGTTACTCTTATTTTTGGTGAAGATGGTAAACCATCTGAAGAATCAAGATCTAAAATTTATGACTTAAATCCTGCGGATTCTGAAATGGATAAAG ATAAAGAGTTGCCCACATTAACGTCAAGGAGGCGAGGAGGGGCTAAAGTGCGTGGTGGTTTGAGGGGCGGATTACGAATGAAAAAGGAAGGAGTTACAAAAATTggcaataatatgtatttttatacggGTGCTGAAGATACCAGGTGCAGGAATAATGGCAATGGACAAGGAGAAGAACAAAACGAAGACAATCTTATTCATGTGGATGAATCAACTGATTGGATTGGATCCACGgaagatggcgtctccttaGATAAAAGTTATACTCTAATTTCGGAAAAACCAA AACGTAGAACTAAAAAACATAAACCACACCGCACAGACTATGTTTATGCTGGAAAATCGACTGCAGCAAAGACTCGTCGTTGTGGTGAGTGTGAAAATTGCAATAAAGAGGATTGTAACAAATGTGATGCATGTCGGGATAAACCTCGTAACGGTGGCAAAGGGCTGAAAAAACAAGCTTGTATATACCGTGTTTGTCTCTGGAAGAATCCTTCCGGAAAGACTGCTAATGTCGCGAGTGGTAGATCTCGTGGTCGACCCAAAACTAAACCTCCTCCTGGTTTAATTAAAACAGAGTCACTTTCACTGATTAGGTCAGAAGAAAATCAAGAGTGCATACCTGGAaataatgatgatgatgatagGAAGAAAAGCGGTCGCCTATCATTACCTGTAATTGCACCTGGAGTTGCAAGTAAACAGAAGACCGAATCTCAGCCTGATGATGCAGATCTTCCAGAATTTGATCCTGATAAATTTAGACCAGGCTACACCCCTTCTATAGTTAAAAAGGGGGATGCCGAATATGTGGTTGTCGTAACTGGAGTTAAAGACACAGGTCTTTGTGGGAAATATTGGAGTGATATTGATAATTTACCTTCCAGGAGGAGAGGTAGAGTTAATGATGATCAGAaccaatcaaaaaaaattactgacgATAATTCCATCATAACACctagcaaaaaaatatcatcaag gAAAGGATTCGCAGCAcatgaagaaattaaaagaaacaagAATCAAGATTTATCAATAGCTTCCAAAAGGAAATTGTTTCTTAAGTCTGAggtcaagaaaaatattgataatgaatTTCCTTCTGTTAAGAAATCAAAAGTTGAAGcttcattaaaacaaaataagcaTGATACCTCCGAGGATACCttacatcatttgaaaaatgataagtCGCCTTCAGAATCGTTGCTTAAGAGTAGAAg TATTGAGTCTTCTTCAAAACTTATGAAATTTGATAGCTTGGTACCTTCAGTTTCTCAAACAAGTTATGATTCTCATACTGAAGATGATTCTCAAGTATGTATTATTTCGAGAAAACTTGAATCTACTAGTTCTCATCATATACGATCTGTTTCTTGTGTCGCTGACACTTCAACCCAAAGAGAAGTAGTAGTTGAATGTTTTGCACCTTATGATGATCACAGATGGGTTAATATAGGCAAAGAGCGTGACAACATGACTCCAGACTCTGTTCAGTATGCTAGAGCACTAAGACCACCCTATCATCTATTgtcatttttaagaataaaaggaAATTCAACCAAAGGAATGAGTTGTACCGACAAAAATACAATG GTTTTTGTCGTTTTAGAAGGAGAAATTTCTGTTGTCTTACATACTACACAGTTTAACGCTAAGAAAGGTGATTCCTTTTATATTCCTCCgaagaattattataatttaataaaccaGAAAGTAAGAGAGGCAGAGTTATCTCTAATTCAGTTTCAATACGATGGTCCATTGCCGACAGTTGCTGCTAGTTCACAAAGTGGAAGTGCCAGAACatcaacttaa
- the LOC121126600 gene encoding actin nucleation-promoting factor WAS, with protein MSGSEAERGTLGHASHRSSKLLTHEENVFLMRLLGPRCPSLATSVVQVFESRKDRIWSPVLRCGVVCFVKDNLKRSYYIRILHLPASTLALNQEIYSQFCYKTPMSWFHTFEGDSAVIGLNFANEIEALQFKNILQTNLRERRLHKERKNAQKRSLGSGHLVRKDASESTSFSTSSLSSSIADMSINTVGSSSGLSTNSQHHSFVSGGYKLRNLSRKKIKKEDISRPTNFKHISHVGWDPNKGFDLENVDPKLLKFFSRAGVSEKELKNKRMRDFIYQFIDDHGGFEAAIQEVDHQVDNDHILQHSLLFKINPYNKHAPSPPNTSNTYQHQAPAPPPRQSSIGRPLVKESLPPAPSRINVMPQRDKNPSSLYWSNKASMSVPSQFQNVNTSSLALKKETPPTLPPIPIPLQAPTPPPPPGILFESTKIKCPLWTIEKEIILNSDQNTHNCARNNLMEEIRKGGNLRHVTSKEIIKPSKNMRNDLMDQIRTGVTLKKVDFEQNNEFKEASGIAGLLQKALKERLSAVGFSSSEGEEADDEDEWDD; from the exons ATGAGTGGCTCTGAAGCTGAGCGTGGCACTTTGGGCCATGCATCACATCGCAGCTCGAAGCTTTTAACTCATGAAGAAAATGTATTCCTCATGCGTCTTTTGGGTCCCCGCTGCCCGTCCCTCGCCACAAGCGTTGTGCAGGTTTTCGAGTCTAGGAAAGATAGGATTTGGAGCCCTGTTCTGAGGTGTGGCGTGGTGTGCTTCGTGAAGGATAACCTGAAGCGCTCCTACTACATCCGCATTCTCCATCTGCCCGCTTCCACGCTCGCTCTCAACCAGGAGATCTATTCACAGTTCTGCTACAAGACTCCCATGTCTTGGTTCCATACTTTTGAGGGAGACTCCGCCGTCATTGGCCTCAATTTTGCTAATGAAATTGAAGCcctgcaatttaaaaatattctccaGACTAATTTAAGAGAACGTCGATTAcataaggaaagaaaaaatgctcaaaaaaggAGTTTGGGCTCTGGCCATTTAG TTCGGAAAGACGCTTCGGAAAGTACATCATTTTCCACTTCTTCACTCTCGTCATCCATTGCAGATATGTCAATTAACACTGTTGGATCCAGTTCAGGTCTTTCTACTAATTCCCAACATCATTCCTTTGTTTCTGGGggatataaattaagaaatctttctagaaaaaaaataaaaaaggaagacaTTTCACGTCCAACAAATTTCAAGCACATTAGTCATGTTGGATGGGATCCTAACAAGGGTTTCGATTTGGAAAATGTGGACCCTAaacttcttaaatttttttcaagagctGGTGTAAGTGAAAAAGAATTGAAGAATAAGAGAATGAgggattttatttatcaatttatagaTGACCATGGTGGATTCGAAGCAGCTATTCAGGAGGTTGATCATCAAGTAGATAATGATCACATTCTACAACATTCccttctatttaaaataaatccttataatAAACATGCACCTTCTCCTCCCAATACTTCAAATACATATCAACATCAGGCGCCTGCTCCACCTCCAAGACAGAGCTCAATTGGACGACCACTAGTAAAGGAGTCTCTTCCTCCTGCCCCTAGTCGTATAAATGTAATGCCACAAAGAGACAAAAATCCATCTTCGTTGTATTGGTCAAATAAAGCATCTATGTCAGTGCCTTCTCAGTTTCAGAATGTTAATACGTCTAGTTTAgctttaaaaaaggaaacacCGCCGACTCTGCCTCCAATTCCAATACCACTGCAAGCTCCTACACCGCCGCCTCCACCAGgaatactttttgaatctacaaaaattaaatgccCTTTGTGGACAATTGAAAAGGAAATCATTCTTAATTCTGATCAAAATACCCATAATTGTGCAAGGAATAATTTGATGGAAGAAATCCGAAAAGGGGGTAATCTGCGACATGTGACTTCGAAGGAAATTATTAAGCCCTCAAAAAACATGAGAAATGACTTAATGGATCAAATACGAACGGGAGTAACTTTGAAAAAAGTGgactttgaacaaaataatgaatttaaggAGGCCTCTGGAATAGCTGGACTTTTACAAAAAGCCTTAAAAGAACGGCTCTCCGCTGTTGGATTTTCATCTTCTGAAGGAGAAGAAGCAGATGATGAAGATGAATGGGATGATTAA